One segment of Danio aesculapii chromosome 3, fDanAes4.1, whole genome shotgun sequence DNA contains the following:
- the wizb gene encoding protein Wiz isoform X3 codes for MEPEDDLSTGDPQDLMSSQALLPSTSTSLLNCSFLGELLNCDDIEKGDGSGDPEGPNCFFSTLENCDKTQRTLRSSAFPSSLTWDSDSEKETLDEEDLQHFSNPHGLAAHSPGCPTSGQHQERFDSDLCQEPVETEHLFLEKVPLAPLEVENQDDVTCKEPRTTDSSLLKHTAKRKIKTLMEQDKVSSLPGTMPKKGCQKADKDKRKVLNRKGQEEKSTKEADVYTFPGDSEPESPPPGPWAHCTFIQRRRKKRAILRPFSGLSNCQQTTGTGKRTRGRPPGKGRNKTTKDRQAVLEFTEEKTEKVRGRQKSVVDQPLDGSPSQDIFTCVECSIYFKKRTHLWEHMQEHGQVNRSGQKWQSGAKEAWSGHLNKKAFECIECGQEFLDKVLLLDHNRRHEESRQKILEEIGKLNEGDKQMGEQASCSNVLEPVIQKSAEVSGGQLVCLKCNFSSDVPQELSEHAKTHTTRKRAGVYRTSPRFQQRSCKKAQVQSFADITPTDNTSPPNKRYPIRASKKTKETQPSIGSSQDTCQSASAATGKEDTDQLVKVNLQENTDSAEEARQTEQPTVDIPIEENVLEPHHLISPSSNPRTVPRRKDVAFKSIGNKRGRGGRGRRRGSTRLDYRSNLNTGVKTQVQSSNQTEYMGHEEDIPTTEPEHDQTQGSKTGKESPATTLDLKASSSTPKKSSKKPVAHEEEPKLKKDKSDSPGKIEDDTAVPEKLVVEEYDDDDEYEDDEDVVSRLIGALTEEDDDDDDDRDGLLKSVERKCPYCPDRFHNGIGLANHIRGHLNRVGVSYNVRHFISPEEVNAIEKKFSYQKKKKKVANFDPSTFSVMRCEFCSAGFDTRAGLSSHARAHLRDFGITNWEVTVSPINILRQLFAKHPNLVLPTASTHTLQSSPEQNSDEEQESRKDMKDEDDMTAEPDTFSSEFLKQCWKEEHDISEPEGGEGAEDEEEEEDDDEIQMPLAEKLSTSPGQKALFSLEEESPESKDPDPRGSNLLKCSVCGATFETRRGLSTHARSHLRQLGIGMSENSRTPINLLYQVTKDHSRDAKSPTKPKKPVPVPVPSPMKDIETEEGLSDTKPPVMFSVASSAIKVSPSPTTPSTAGSLPSSPFVKSRSPSPVLRKAPISSLLPVSSPLRSQEHKILGKSQSANLSGPTKPFWAPQESDAPLNLTMDMDSKDIICQLCGAWFETRKGLSSHARAHLRHFGIEYSESKGSPIDLLNRFILTDDFKHRANSFLSDGPEDLRSQKTSMTSLLPSTSSSKRPLSSSPVLYKTAASSLRTTIGSKATSSTHTLLGPPQKKLKPSALQVLRFSGGEMMSFPIEPLKDVSCEFCGELFENRKGLSSHARSHLRQLGITEWSVNGSPIDTLKEIIVRRGLPTIMPLKSPKSPSSPSPGLPRHTLQSSSPSGNIIGRLPFHFAKTPNHDQPTIHKMSPSTSATSSPPIVDLVKPKPEPEIVEVTMKGSDMGADEHYSPEPLHSSLISSDNVYPVNLIMTQEKEPSRDIRCEFCGEFFENRKGLSSHARSHLRHMGITEWSVNGSPIDTLWEVMRRQGSTPASVALGIKEEPGQDGGISLSSPGYQSSALSRKSPLNLLHSGSRLHKHGLGSIGHSPALPLGKLFGVHPLKKKVLVEEKQPGEKTLLVQSKDFSSPPQDYSFKGKTSAEKHGVGQLDPSCELCGFYFENRKALASHARAHLRQFGVTEWCVNGSPIETLSAWIRSRPQKAAEMQQSYAQGVRYAQKKRCSSVISPSCDSDPTTHISQKPTVAKWASLTLPQKRAIGRDASSCSWGLSSRGADAKSRSASSAQHGLISQPAGHHSSNALPHSQVAHSELNVRLPRGFERRPPKHPSHAEGGEGESGPPKPRSSTVPALVPKPPSTPLVRLVGKIYSLKCRFCDVEFHGPLSVQEDWIRHLQQHILNLNYKKTEPPANDTPAKSDTPAPKPQVSAATSTSTASTAPAAAPSTPSPKSPTATPASASNFSQASTAPSPTN; via the exons ATGGAGCCCGAGGACGATCTCTCAACTGGGGACCCCCAAGATCTGATGTCCAGCCAAGCTCTACTGCCTTCAACATCCACATCCTTACTAAACTGCTCCTTTCTG GGGGAGTTACTGAATTGTGACGACATTGAGAAGGGTGATGGAAGTGGAGATCCAGAAGGTCCAAACTGCTTTTTCTCCACACTGGAGAATTGTGATAAAACACAGAGAACTCTACGATCTTCAGCCTTCCCCTCATCTCTCACATGGGACTCGGACTCAGAGAAAGAAACCTTGGATG AGGAAGATCTTCAGCACTTTTCTAACCCTCATGGTCTGGCTGCTCACAGCCCGGGATGTCCCACCTCTGGACAACATCAAGAAAG ATTTGATTCTGATCTGTGCCAAGAACCTGTGGAAACCGAGCACTTATTTCTTGAGAAGGTCCCACTTGCACCTCTGGAGGTTGAGAATCAAGATGATGTTACATGCAAGGAGCCAAGAACTACAGACTCCAGCCTACTGAAACATAcagcaaaacgtaaaataaaaactttaa TGGAACAAGACAAAGTAAGCAGCCTACCAGGTACTATGCCAAAAAAGGGTTGCCAAAAGGCAGACAAAGATAAGCGGAAAGTGCTTAATCGTAAAGGGCAGGAAGAGAAGAGCACCAAAGAGGCAGATGTGTACACCTTCCCTGGAGACTCTGAGCCAGAGAGCCCACCACCTGGACCTTGGGCACATTGCACTTTCATCCAGCGCAGAAGGAAAAAGAGGGCCATACTAAGGCCTTTCTCTGGCTTGAGCAACTGTCAACAAACTACAGGAACTGGCAAAAGAACACGAGGAAGACCCCCTGGTAAAGGGCGTAACAAAACCACAAAGGATCGACAAGCAGTGCTCGaatttacagaagaaaaaacagaAAAGGTACGGGGAAGGCAGAAGTCAGTAGTAGACCAGCCACTTGATGGAAGCCCTTCCCAAGATATTTTCACATGTGTAGAATGTAGCATTTACTTCAAAAAGCGTACCCATCTTTGGGAACACATGCAAGAGCACGGCCAGGTCAATAGATCTGGGCAAAAATGGCAAAGTGGAGCAAAAGAAGCTTGGAGCGGACATCTTAATAAAAAAGCTTTTGAATGTATAGAGTGCGGTCAAGAGTTTTTAGACAAGGTACTGCTGCTAGATCATAACCGACGCCATGAGGAGTCTCGACAGAAAATTCTAGAAGAGATTGGTAAATTAAATGAGGGGGACAAGCAGATGGGAGAGCAAGCCAGCTGCAGTAATGTATTGGAGCCAGTCATCCAAAAGTCAGCAGAGGTCAGTGGTGGCCAGTTGGTTTGTCTTAAGTGCAACTTTAGCTCTGATGTGCCTCAAGAGCTTTCTGAGCATGCCAAGACTCACACTACCCGCAAAAGAGCTGGTGTCTATAGGACTTCACCCAGATTCCAGCAGAGGTCCTGCAAGAAAGCACAGGTCCAGTCCTTTGCAGATATTACACCAACAGATAACACTTCACCTCCCAACAAGAGATACCCCATCCGAGCAtccaaaaaaactaaagaaactcAACCCAGCATTGGCTCTTCGCAGGACACTTGTCAAAGTGCTTCGGCGGCCACAGGAAAAGAAGACACAGATCAGCTTGTTAAAGTAAACCTGCAAGAAAATACAGACTCTGCAGAGGAGGCAAGACAAACAGAACAGCCAACTGTGGATATTCCTATTGAAGAGAATGTTCTGGAACCTCACCATCTCATTTCACCTTCTTCAAATCCAAGGACTGTTCCAAGGCGTAAAGATGTGGCATTCAAGAGCATTGGGAATAAACGAGGTCGAGGTGGAAGGGGCCGCAGGAGAGGGAGTACAAGGCTTGATTATAGGTCCAACCTAAATACTGGTGTAAAAACACAGGTCCAAAGCTCAAACCAGACTGAATATATGGGCCATGAAGAAGATATTCCCACAACAGAACCGGAGCATGATCAAACACAGGGTTCTAAAACAG GCAAGGAGTCACCTGCCACTACGTTGGATCTCAAAGCCAGTTCCTCCACACCAAAAAAGAGCAGCAAAAAGCCGGTTGCTCACGAGGAGGAACCCAAGCTCAAAAAAGACAAATCCGATAGTCCTGGGAAGATTGAAGACGACACAGCAGTTCCTGAAAAACTAGTGGTGGaggaatatgatgatgatgatgaatatgaAGACGATGAAGATGTTGTCAGTCGTCTAATTGGTGCATTAACTGAGgaagatgacgatgatgatgatgacagagATGGGTTGTTGAAGAGTGTGGAAAGAAAATGCCCTTATTGTCCAGATCGATTCCACAATGGCATTGGACTAGCCAATCACATAAGGGGTCACCTGAACCGAGTGGGCGTCAGCTACAACGTTAGGCACTTCATCTCCCCAGAAGAAGTTAATGCCATCGAGAAGAAATTCTCATaccagaaaaagaagaaaaaag TTGCCAACTTCGACCCGTCGACCTTCAGTGTAATGCGGTGTGAGTTCTGCAGTGCCGGTTTTGACACCAGGGCTGGTCTCTCCAGTCACGCTCGAGCCCATCTTAGAGACTTTGGCATCACCAATTGGGAAGTCACGGTATCTCCCATTAATATTCTCCGACAGCTTTTTGCCAAGCATCCAAATCTTGTTCTACCCACTGCCTCCACTCATACTCTGCAGTCAAGTCCAGAGCAAAACTCTGATGAAGAGCAAGAGAGCAGAAAAGATATGAAGGATGAGGACGACATGACAGCAGAACCTGACACTTTTTCCTCCGAATTTCTGAAACAGTGCTGGAAAGAAGAGCACGATATCAGTGAACCAGAGG GTGGGGAGGGGGcagaggatgaggaggaggaggaagacgaCGACGAAATCCAAATGCCCCTTGCAGAGAAGTTGTCCACAAGTCCAGGACAAAAGGCACTGTTTTCTTTAGAGGAAGAGAGCCCTGAATCCAAAGACCCAGATCCCAGAG GCTCCAACCTGTTGAAATGCAGTGTTTGTGGTGCTACCTTTGAGACACGTCGTGGTTTGTCTACCCATGCCCGCTCTCATCTGCGGCAGCTGGGGATCGGCATGTCAGAGAACAGCAGAACGCCTATTAATCTCCTCTACCAGGTTACCAAGGATCATTCCAGAGATGCAAAATCACCTACAAAGCCCAAAAAGCCCGTCCCTGTTCCTGTACCCAGCCCCATGAAAGACATTGAAACTGAAGAAGGACTGTCGGACACAAAGCCTCCTGTCATGTTCTCAGTTGCGAGTTCTGCTATTAAAGTTTCCCCTTCTCCAACTACTCCATCTACAGCTGGCTCTCTGCCTTCCTCTCCATTTGTAAAGTCTCGGTCCCCTTCCCCGGTGCTAAGAAAGGCTCCCATATCTTCGCTGCTACCTGTGTCTTCCCCACTGCGATCCCAGGAGCATAAGATCTTAGGAAAGAGCCAGTCTGCAAACCTCTCCGGTCCAACTAAACCATTCTGGGCACCACAGGAGTCGGACGCCCCGTTGAACCTTA CCATGGACATGGACTCTAAAGACATTATTTGCCAGCTGTGTGGTGCATGGTTTGAAACCAGAAAAGGCCTCTCGAGTCATGCTCGTGCCCATTTGCGGCATTTCGGGATTGAGTACTCTGAATCCAAGGGCTCCCCCATTGACCTGCTCAACCGGTTCATCTTAACTGATGACTTTAAGCACAGAGCCAATTCTTTTCTCTCTGATGGTCCTGAAGACCTGAGGTCCCAGAAGACCAGCATGACCTCCCTTTTACCCTCCACTTCGTCCTCTAAGAGACCTCTTTCCTCCAGCCCTGTTTTATATAAAACAGCAGCCTCCTCTTTGAGGACAACCATTGGCTCCAAAGCTACCTCATCCACCCACACCCTACTGGGCCCACCGCAGAAAAAGCTGAAACCCTCCGCTTTGCAGGTCCTTCGTTTCAGTGGTGGAGAAATGATGTCCTTTCCTATAG AGCCGTTGAAAGATGTGAGCTGCGAGTTCTGTGGAGAACTTTTCGAGAACCGCAAAGGCCTCTCCAGTCATGCTCGTTCCCACCTGCGCCAGCTTGGGATCACCGAATGGTCTGTGAATGGGTCACCTATTGATACTCTAAAAGAGATTATTGTACGCCGAGGCCTACCAACTATCATGCCTCTGAAGTCCCCCAAATCCCCTTCTTCTCCGAGCCCAGGACTGCCACGTCACACGCTCCAGTCCTCTTCCCCATCAGGGAATATTATTGGCCGCTTGCCTTTTCACTTTGCCAAAACACCAAACCATGACCAGCCTACTATCCACAAAATGTCACCCTCAACATCCGCCACCAGTTCTCCACCAATAGTGGACCTGGTTAAACCAAAACCAGAGCCTGAAATTGTGGAAGTTACCATGAAAGGATCAGACATGGGAGCAGATGAACACTACAGCCCAGAGCCACTACATTCCAGTTTAATCTCTTCAGATAATGTTTATCCAGTCAACTTGA TTATGACTCAGGAGAAGGAGCCTTCGCGTGATATTCGCTGTGAGTTCTGCGGTGAATTCTTCGAGAACCGCAAGGGTTTATCAAGCCATGCACGCTCACATTTAAGACACATGGGCATCACAGAGTGGTCCGTGAATGGCTCACCCATCGACACACTGTGGGAAGTCATGAGGAGACAGGGCAGCACTCCTGCATCGGTTGCTTTGGGCATAAAGGAGGAACCAGGACAAGATGGTGGGATTTCATTGAGCAGTCCAGGCTATCAGTCCTCTGCCCTGTCCCGAAAATCACCTCTAAATCTGCTCCATTCTGGTTCACGGCTGCATAAGCACGGGCTGGGAAGCATAGGCCATTCCCCTGCTTTACCTTTGGGGAAACTTTTTGGAGTTCATCCACTAAAGAAGAAGGTGCTAGTAGAGGAGAAACAGCCCGGAGAAAAGACACTGCTTGTGCAATCAAAAGACTTCTCATCTCCCCCACAGGACTATTCGTTTAAGGGTAAAACCTCAGCTGAGAAGCATGGAGTAGGCCAATTGG ATCCCAGTTGTGAGCTCTGTGGATTCTACTTTGAGAACCGGAAAGCGTTGGCCAGTCATGCTCGAGCACATTTAAGACAGTTTGGCGTGACCGAGTGGTGTGTGAATGGTTCGCCTATTGAGACGCTGAGTGCCTGGATACGCAGCCGTCCACAAAAGGCAGCAGAGATGCAGCAGAGTTATGCGCAAGGAGTCCGCTATGCccaaaagaaa AGGTGCAGTTCTGTCATCTCACCGTCCTGTGACTCTGACCCTACAACACACATTTCCCAAAAGCCCACTGTTGCCAAATGGGCGTCTCTCACTTTGCCTCAGAAAAGGGCAATTGGACGGGACGCCAGCAGTTGTTCCTGGGGATTGTCTTCACGGGGAGCGGACGCAAAAAGCAGGAGTGCAAGTTCCGCTCAGCATGGCCTTATTTCGCAGCCTGCCGGTCATCATTCCAGCAACGCACTTCCACATTCACAAGTGGCCCACAGTGAACTCAACGTGCGCTTGCCACGAG GATTCGAGAGACGGCCTCCTAAACACCCATCACATGCTGAAGGTGGGGAGGGAGAGAGCGGCCCCCCAAAGCCTCGTTCCAGTACCGTTCCTGCTCTTGTGCCAAAGCCCCCCTCCACCCCACTGGTTAGGCTTGTGGGTAAAATTTACTCGCTCAAGTGCCG GTTCTGTGACGTGGAGTTTCACGGTCCTCTCTCAGTACAGGAGGACTGGATCAGGCACCTACAGCAGCACATCCTCAACCTGAACTACAAGAAGACTGAACCACCCGCAAACGACACTCCTGCCAAAAGCGACACTCCTGCGCCCAAACCCCAGGTCTCAGCTGCTACCTCCACGTCCACTGCATCCACAGCCCCAGCCGCTGCCCCGTCCACACCGTCCCCCAAATCCCCCACAGCTACACCCGCTTCCGCCTCCAACTTCAGCCAAGCTTCCACAGCACCATCACCTACTAATTAA